Part of the Pomacea canaliculata isolate SZHN2017 linkage group LG11, ASM307304v1, whole genome shotgun sequence genome is shown below.
ATTTATCGATGGTAGAAGTACTGATTGCAGTATGCAATCTCTTACATGTACGTTAATGAGGGAGATTGCATGATGCCTCTGCGTACTTTATGGAGCTTTTGTCTTGCGTGTATGCATCTAAATCACCCGCTGTTTAGAGCCAAAGTGGCCAATCTGACAACAATGGAACACTGCATCCTATCCTGAAGACTTGACCTACTACGTGTTACAAATGCGGGTTTCAGATCTTTGCTGCACGTATTCTCTTTCGAAGACAAAAATTAGACACACTTCCTCCGCGAGCTTCACCGGCTGCAGCTTTTTCAAATCACATCTATTCATTTGAGGAGAGGGACCGTAAATCCTTTCTTTCAAAGCTTGTGTTCAAATCACCGGATCATAGTGCTTTTCTACAGGACTACTTGATTATATCCGCGAAGTTAATGTGAGCGCGGTAAAAAGGTCCAAACAACAATGAAACGTCATTTGCTTGGTACTAAATTACgtcataataaaaatttcatcATTCACTGTCAGTTGTAAGTTTGATGCCGTGTCGCTCGATCCTTTGtcagaaaatctgaaaaagccGGTTTTCATCATCTGCAAAAAACGAAAAATGGTAAGAAAATGGAGCTATGTGGTCTAAGTCTACTAAAGTACGTACACTTCAACCGAAGCGGGAAAAATACAATAAGCTTCAACATGCGatgaggataaaaaaaaaagggttgagATTTTTGGATCTGCTTTACTTCGATGACTTTGTGAACGGTAAACAAATATTCATGGCTGTACTGTGTACATTAATTTGATAATGGAAAGAAATGTACTTCATCAAGGAAAAAGGGTATATTTTCTTCGCTCTTTTACtcaaaaagtatgttttaattGCTTGTGTTGCTTATTCTTCGTTTAAAATTCAGCATGAAGTAATCTCAATCCACACTGGTCAATGCGGAGTACAAATTGGCAATGCCTGCTGGGAGTTGTACTGTCTTGAACATGGTATCCAGCCAGATGGTTTGATGCCGTCGGATAAGAGCATTGGAGGTGGAGACGACTCTTTTAACACCTTCTTCAGTGAAACAGGAGCAGGAAAACATGTACCAAGGGCTGTGCTCGTAGATCTCGAACCAACAGTCATCGGTAAGTGTCTTACCTTCCTATGCCACTGTTGCTATTTGAATTAATTAAAGCTCATCTCTCGTGGTTTTTCTTTGGAAATAtcattgtacaatttttttgtcatatCTTGCCTCGGTTATGCCGTCTTCAACATCATTTTCTTGCATCCTTCCGCTAAAAGAAGGTTCTAAATTTTACGACGTATTTTCCTTTTGCAGACGAAGTTCGAACGGGTACATATCGCCAACTTTTTCATCCCGAAGAACTGATTTCCGGAAAGGAAGATGCCGCCAATAACTATGCTCGGGGACACTACACTGTTGGAAAAGAAATTGTGGATCTCGTCCTGGATCGCGTTAGGAAGCTGGTGAGCTTCATCCACACGATTAGTTCCTTtgctgctgattttttttttttcttttacttgtttaACATTAAGTGTCGAAACAGGCAAATGAGACAAATACGTCAAAGCAAGTTTCTCCGTTGAGGGTAAACAATAACTAAAGCAGACTAACTCTTCTCTCAGTTAcctttaaattattaaatttttatttcttttattcctgtAGAGAGCATTTAAAGCGCTTGCTGTAATAAGCTTAATATGCTGTCTCACAAACGAGTCTGTGCATCTTACACAGGCGGACATGTGCACTGGTCTCCAGGGCTTCCTCCTTTTTCGTAGTTATGGAGGAGGGACTGGATCAGGTTTTACGTCTCTCCTCATGGAGCGGCTCTCTGTGGACTACGGCAAGAAGTCTAAACTGGAATTTGATATCTACCCTTCTCCACAGTCGGTGGCATTTATTaatagtctttaaaaaaaatgatgacgGACGATAGAGGAGAAGGATGAaaaggatgaggaggatgaggggTGGATTAGGAGGACAAGGTTtttaaggatgatgatgatgatgatatatatatatagagagagagcacttATGCAAATAACAAGGGCTAAAAGGAAATCTGCTGACCTGTGTGTGCACAAatgattctttttcaaaaagaatCTTTACGATCCAAAAGTCGGAAGTAAGCATCACATCCCAATATCCACTGTGGGTAGGCACACCTGAAAAACACATAAACGTCAagtacagtaaaaaaaaaaacaacagtcgAGACATTTTAAGTCATATACAATACATGTTTGAGGACTTGTAccttgcaaaacaaaaaagcatttctCAACATTGTAGGAATAAGTTCCTTGTTTGCTGTCTTTTGAATGCTATTCATGatgtttaactttttaaatcTCCTTTTCTAAAATGGGTTTCCTATTATTACAGATATCTACAGCGGTGGTTGAGCCGTACAATGCTACTCTGACCACGCACAGCACGCTAGAGCACTGTGACTGCGGCTTCGTGATGGACAACGAGGCCTTGTTTGACATCTGTCGCCGTAACCTGGACATCGAGCGTCCCACCTACACTAACCTCAACCGCATCGTGAGTCAGTGCGTGTCCGCCATCACTGCCTCCTTGCGTTTTGACGGCTCCCTCAATGTCGACTTGATCGAGTTCCAGACCAACCTCGTGCCGTATCCCCGCATCCACTTTCCCCTTGTGTGTTTTGCTCCCATTGTCTCTGCAGAGAAGGCTTACCACGAGCAATTGACCACTGCTGAGATCACAAACTCTGTCTACGAACCGGCCAATCAGATGGTGAAGTGCGACCCACGTCACGGCAAGTACATTGCCTGCTGCATGCTATACCGCGGTGACGTCGTGCCCAAAGATGTCAACGCCGCCATCGCCACTATCAAGACCAAACGCACCATCCAGTTTGTGGACTGGTGTCCAACAGGCTTTAAggttaaaaatcaacaaattaaTCATAAGTGAAAAGTTCAAAATTTCACTAAAGAAAAGCAGTCAATTAATGATTCACATACGAAACTAGATTTTGTGTCAAATGTACAGATTCATCAGACGCTTtacctatatacatatatacgcGGTACAGCAGTGTAAATAGATGAATGTGCTCTGTTATtacttacattattttcatagaGTACACTAAGGTATTTACGCTGCTCGTGCTCTATGCAAATGATACAGGACAATAGTGTAGGAGGGAGATGAGTATAACGGAAAAAGGTAATTTTGTTCACAGAAGGAAATGTTCTACACTTCAACTcgtatctttctttttatctggtATTTCATATTAACAACACGGGTGCATCCAAAAacgttgaaaaatattttctcaggcCAAAACCATTTGTTCGGAAAAATGTAGATAATTTACACGTTGGTAGTATTAAGTACAGAACTATTTCTTTCAATATGCGACTTTGTGTGGAAAAGTGGTACGCGACCATCTGCTAAACATAATCCCGTATTCAGCGATGCGTCGACCCGGTTAAGATCCTTAAGGAATAAGCAGAGAGCAAAGAAAGTAAAGGATTTTACATCGTACTTTCAGATAGGTGTCAACTACCAGCCACCTACAGTAGTGCCAGGAGGAGATCTTGCCAAGGTACAACGTTCTTTGTGTATGCTGAGCAACACCACCGCCATTGCCGAGGCCTGGGCCCGTCTGGACCACAAGTTCGACCTGATGTACGCCAAACGGGCCTTCGTGCACTGGTACGTGGGCGAAGGCATGGAAGAGGGCGAGTTCTCCGAGGCCCGAGAAGATCTGGCGGCCCTGGAGAAAGACTACGAAGAGGTCGGCCTCGACTCTGTTCAAGGAGAGgcagaagaagaaatggaagagTTTTAACTTCCCCCATAAACCTGTCTTTTTATACAGGTGGCAAGACATTGTTGTTTTATGGTTTCCTGCAATATGTCAATGACTTTAATAGGATTTGTTCTTAAATCAGCTCATAACAGCATTGCGACTAAAAGACTGCGTACACATAGTAGTACTGACAAACGGATGATAATTATTGCCAGAGTTTGGCAACATAATAAGAAGTCTAAGAAAATTGCACTGAGAGCTGTAGTTATGTCTGACGGCACTTTCGTGAGACATTTAAAAACCAGGTCGTATTTTCGCCCTAAGCGACAATTGAACATTTTTAGAACTCTACTGGATTTTTTAgttcattatttaatttcttacaAAGCATTTTATATTGTATGTCGGGACATTTTCctctttacatttacattttaacaggtagtttttaatgtttttctgaaataaattacagaATATTTATATCTTCGTTTCAGTTATGATTTTAAACGCTCAGCCTCTCTCTTtccctgtttgtgtgtgtgtttgatatttAATGCGTATACTTCATTGACATGAGCGTCACTACAGCAATATTTTCAACGTTCAGGTTCCAATATTTCTTTaagtaagcaaaaaaaaaaaaaaaaaaaaaaaagtaaattacacAAAGTATGTAAATGTGAGCAACTTCAAAGAAGGCATTTTACTTAACAAAGGGACAGCATCAAATCTTTACAGgacacttttcttttcttctttttttcttatcttccgATATCTGTACAGTAATGCCTGAGCTTCGTTATTCCACTGGCTGCAGCTTTTTCAAATCACATCTATTCATTTGAGGAGAGGGACCGTTACACAATTTCTATAGCCTTTAAAgaaatcctttttttcaaagcttGTGTTCAAATCACCGGATCATAGTGCTTTTCTACAGGACTACTTGATTATATCCGCGAAGTTAATGTGAGCGCGGTAAAAAGGTCCAAACAACAACGAAACGTCATTTGCTTGGTACTAAATTACgtcataataaaaatttcatcATTCACTGTCAGTTGGACGTTTGATGCCGTGTCGCTCGATCCTTTGtcagaaaatctgaaaaagccGGTCTTcattatctggaaaaaaaaaagaaaaatggtaaGAAAATGGAGCTATGTGGTCTAAGTCTACTAAAGTACGTACACTTCAACCGAAGCGGGAAAAATACAATAAGCTTCAACATGCGatgaggataaaaaaaaaggttgagtTTTTATGGATTTGCTTTACTTCGATGACTTTGTGAACGGTAACAAATATTCATGACTGTACTGTGTACATTAATTTGATAATGGAAAGAAATAGTACTTCATCAAGGAAAAAGGGTATATTTTCTTCGCTCTTTTACtcaaaaagtatgttttaattGCTTGTGTTGCTTATTCTTCGTTTTAAATTCAGCGTGAAGTAATCTCAATCCACACTGGTCAATGCGGAGTACAAATTGGCAATGCCTGCTGGGAGTTGTACTGCCTTGAACATGGTATCCAGCCAGATGGTTTGATGCCGTCGGATAAGAGCATTGGAGGTGGAGACGACTCTTTTAACACCTTCTTCAGTGAAACAGGAGCAGGAAAACATGTACCAAGGGCTGTGCTCGTAGATCTCGAACCAACAGTCGTCGGTAAGTGTTCTAGGCCATTTGAATAATCCAGTAAAagcatttaattaaattttataaattttaaggTCTAAATGTGtattgattaaaaattaaatacaaatttgatAATCCAAAACGTAGCAGTTTTTGGTGGTGCCTTCTCTGTCTCCACAATTAGTaacctttacaaaaataaagtcaaattttTTAGCATTTACAGATTTCGCGAAACTGAGAACATTCGTTtaagatatgaaaaaataataataactttataACATTATTTCTATAGTTTCTATAGTATAATTTGCCCTTCCCGTAGTAAACTCAACGCAGTTTGACAAAATtgtctaaacacacacacgcacacacagtgaaagctttaaaaaggaagaaaaatagtCAAGCTACTGAATTCGTGCAAAAGGATGATCCTATGGCCAGAATTGAAAGCATCAAACGTGGTACATGAGCCAGATAAGGGAAAATAGTGGAGATCAAGCACATCACGTCTAATGCGTTGCATATGTTTGCCGTCAGGATGTCCAGATCAGTAAGACCACCTGGGCTAACAACCTACTTATACCTtaacatataatatataatccATTACTCAGCGGCATAGGACCGGGAAAGGGGCAAAAAGATtctgagggggaaaaaaaggtcaaCATTTATTACTGTCCGCATGGAGTTTGCCCACTCCCAAACCTCCAAACCCGAGCAACTTCTTATGCCACTGTTACTATATAAAGTGAAGACGATCTCTCCTGATGTTTCTTTGAGAATATCATTGTACAATTTATTAGTCTTATTTTGCCTCGGTTATGCCGTCTTCAGCATCATTTTCTTGCATACTTCCGCTAAAAGAAGGTTCTAAATTTTACGTCTTTTCTGTTTGCAGACGAAGTTCGTACGGGTACATATCGCCAACTTTTTCATCCCGAAGAACTGATTACTGGAAAGGAAGACGCTGCCAATAATTATGCCCGGGGACACTACACCGTCGGAAAAGAAATTGTGGATCTCGTCCTGGATCGCGTTAGAAAGCTGGTGAGCTTCATCTACACGATCGGTTACTTTGCTGCTGATTTCcgtttttcttttacttgtttaAATTGAGTGTCGAAACAGGCAAATGAGACAAATACTCCAAAGCAAGTTTCTCCGTTGAGGGTAAACAATAACTAAAGCAGACTAACTCTTTTCTCAGTTAGCTTTAAATCACtaaatattcatttcttttattcctgCAGAGAGCACTTAAAGCGCTTGCTGTGATAAGCTTAATATGTTCTCTCACCAACGAGTCTGTACATCTTACACAGGCGGACATGTGCACTGGTCTCCAGGGCTTTCTCATTTTTCGAAGTTTTGGAGGGGGGACTGGATCAGGTTTTACATCTCTCCTCATGGAGCGGCTCTCTGTGGACTACGGCAAGAAGTCTAAACTGGAATTTGGTGTCTACCCTTCCCCACAGGTCAGTGGTATTTATTAATAGAGTcttaggaaagaagaagaagaagatgacgatgatgatgatgatgatgatgatgatgatgatgatgatgatttattaaCATTGTAGGAATAAGTTCCTTGTTTGCTGTCTTTTGAATGCTATTCATGATATTTACCTCTTATAAACTCTTTTTCTAAAATGGGTATCCTATGGTTACAGATAGCTACAGCTGTGGTTGAGCCGTACAATGCTATTCTGACCACGCACAGCACGCTAGAGCACTGTGACTGCGGCTTCGTGATGGACAACGAGGCCTTGTTTGACATCTGTCGCCGTAACCTGGACATCGAGCGTCCCACCTACACTAACCTCAACCGCATCGTTAGTCAGTGTGTGTCCGCCATCACTGCCTCCTTGCGTTTTGATGGCTCCCTCAATGTCGACTTGATCGAGTTCCAGACCAACCTCGTGCCGTATCCCCGTATCCACTTTCCCCTTGTGTGTTTTGCTCCCATTGTCTCTGCAGAGAAGGCTTACCACGAGCAATTGACCACTGCTGAGATCACAAACTCTGTCTACGAACCGGCCAATCAGATGGTGAAGTGCGACCCTCGTCACGGCAAGTACATTGCCTGCTGCATGCTATACCGCGGTGACGTCGTGCCCAAAGATGTCAACTCTGCCATCTGCACTATCAAGACCAAACGCACCATCCAGTTTGTGGACTGGTGTCCAACAGGCTTTAAGGTTAAAATCAACAAATTAATCATAAGTGAAAAGTTCAAAATTTCACTAAAGAAAAGCAGTCAATTAATGATTCACATACGAAACTAGATTTTGTATCAAATATACAGATTCATCAGATGCTTtacctatatacatatatacgcGGTACAGCAGTGTAAATAGATGAATGTGCTCTGTTATTACTTGCATTATTTTCATAGAGTACACTTAGGTATTTACGCTGTTCGTGCTCTATGCAAATGATACAGGACAATAGCGTAGGAGGGAGATGAGTATAATGGAAAAAGGTAATTTTGTTCATAGAACGAAATGTTCTACACTTCAACTGTcatctatctttctttttatctggtATTTCATATTAACAACACGGGTGCATCCAAAAACgttgaaaaatattcttctcaGGCCAAAACCATTTGTTCGGAAAAATGTAGATAATTTACACGTTGGTAATATTAAGTACAGAACTATTTGTTTCAATATGCGACTTCGTGTGGAAAAGTGGTACGCGACCATCTGCTAAACATAATCCCGTATTCAGCGATGCGTTGACCCGGTTAAGATCCTTC
Proteins encoded:
- the LOC112575904 gene encoding tubulin alpha-1B chain-like isoform X2, whose product is MPAGSCKFDAVSLDPLSENLKKPVFIICKKRKMHEVISIHTGQCGVQIGNACWELYCLEHGIQPDGLMPSDKSIGGGDDSFNTFFSETGAGKHVPRAVLVDLEPTVIDEVRTGTYRQLFHPEELISGKEDAANNYARGHYTVGKEIVDLVLDRVRKLADMCTGLQGFLLFRSYGGGTGSGFTSLLMERLSVDYGKKSKLEFDIYPSPQISTAVVEPYNATLTTHSTLEHCDCGFVMDNEALFDICRRNLDIERPTYTNLNRIVSQCVSAITASLRFDGSLNVDLIEFQTNLVPYPRIHFPLVCFAPIVSAEKAYHEQLTTAEITNSVYEPANQMVKCDPRHGKYIACCMLYRGDVVPKDVNAAIATIKTKRTIQFVDWCPTGFKIGVNYQPPTVVPGGDLAKVQRSLCMLSNTTAIAEAWARLDHKFDLMYAKRAFVHWYVGEGMEEGEFSEAREDLAALEKDYEEVGLDSVQGEAEEEMEEF
- the LOC112575904 gene encoding tubulin alpha-1B chain-like isoform X1, with the protein product MPAGSCKFDAVSLDPLSENLKKPVFIICKKRKMHEVISIHTGQCGVQIGNACWELYCLEHGIQPDGLMPSDKSIGGGDDSFNTFFSETGAGKHVPRAVLVDLEPTVIDEVRTGTYRQLFHPEELISGKEDAANNYARGHYTVGKEIVDLVLDRVRKLADMCTGLQGFLLFRSYGGGTGSGFTSLLMERLSVDYGKKSKLEFDIYPSPQISTAVVEPYNATLTTHSTLEHCDCGFVMDNEALFDICRRNLDIERPTYTNLNRIVSQCVSAITASLRFDGSLNVDLIEFQTNLVPYPRIHFPLVCFAPIVSAEKAYHEQLTTAEITNSVYEPANQMVKCDPRHGKYIACCMLYRGDVVPKDVNAAIATIKTKRTIQFVDWCPTGFKIGVNYQPPTVVPGGDLAKVQRSLCMLSNTTAIAEAWARLDHKFDLMYAKRAFVHWYVGEGMEEGEFSEAREDLAALEKDYEEVGLDSVQGEAEEEMEEF
- the LOC112575908 gene encoding tubulin alpha-1B chain-like: MREVISIHTGQCGVQIGNACWELYCLEHGIQPDGLMPSDKSIGGGDDSFNTFFSETGAGKHVPRAVLVDLEPTVVDEVRTGTYRQLFHPEELITGKEDAANNYARGHYTVGKEIVDLVLDRVRKLADMCTGLQGFLIFRSFGGGTGSGFTSLLMERLSVDYGKKSKLEFGVYPSPQIATAVVEPYNAILTTHSTLEHCDCGFVMDNEALFDICRRNLDIERPTYTNLNRIVSQCVSAITASLRFDGSLNVDLIEFQTNLVPYPRIHFPLVCFAPIVSAEKAYHEQLTTAEITNSVYEPANQMVKCDPRHGKYIACCMLYRGDVVPKDVNSAICTIKTKRTIQFVDWCPTGFKIGVNYQPPAVVPGGDLAKVQRSLCMLSNTTAIAEAWARLDHKFDLMYAKRAFVHWYVGEGMEEGEFSEAREDLAALEKDYEEVGLDSVEGEAEDEMEEF